From Cydia splendana chromosome 12, ilCydSple1.2, whole genome shotgun sequence, a single genomic window includes:
- the LOC134795542 gene encoding peroxisomal membrane protein PMP34 produces MAPPNPSLLSYETLVHALAGATGSVASMAAFYPLDTLRSRLQVEDSNKYQDSSSWELLIKLANEEGIDSLYRGLAPVLQSLSISNFVYFYTFHALRRTASTNSSAIQDLMYGIAAGSINVLITSPLWVVNTRMKLENNTYSSLFEGLLTLFKKEGVKGLWSGTVPSLLLVSNPAIQFMVYEALKRHLVSTGHFKSYYAAFLVGAFAKAIATTVTYPLQLVQMRLRSGTSMKPLFRDVKSNPWLMFRGLEAKLLQTVMTAALMFLIYEKLVKLVFSIMRVRAKHS; encoded by the exons ATGGCACCTCCAAATCCTTCTCTACTCAGCTATGAGACCCTCGTGCATGCCCTGGCTGGGGCTACG GGAAGTGTTGCAAGTATGGCTGCATTTTATCCACTAGATACACTGAGGTCAAGGTTACAAG TTGAAGACTCCAACAAGTATCAAGATTCATCTTCATGGGAACTACTCATAAAACTCGCAAATGAGGAAGGTATTGATTCTTTGTACAGAGGTCTAGCTCCAGTACTGCAGTCTCTTTCTATTTCCAATTTTGTATATTTCTACACATTCCATGCTTTGCGTAGAACTGCTTCTACAAACTCATCAGCAATACAAGATCTAATGTATGGGATTGCAGCAGGTAGTATCAATGTACTTATTACTTCACCCCTATGGGTTGTAAACACAAGAATGAAGTTGGAAAATAATACTTACAGCAGCTTATTTGAAGGTCTATTAACACTCTTTAAGAAAGAAGGAGTGAAAGGTCTGTGGTCCGGCACTGTTCCTTCATTGTTGTTGGTCTCAAACCCGGCCATTCAGTTCATGGTGTATGAGGCCTTGAAAAGGCACCTTGTGTCAACTGGGCATTTCAAGAGCTATTACGCTGCTTTCCTGGTGGGAGCATTTGCTAAAGCCATTGCAACAACAGTGACATACCCACTCCAACTGGTGCAGATGAGACTGCGCTCCGGTACAAGCATGAAGCCTCTGTTCAGAGATGTAAAATCAAACCCATGGCTCATGTTCCGTGGTCTTGAAGCCAAATTACTACAAACAGTAATGACAGCTGCATTGATGTTCCTTATTTACGAGAAGCTTGTTAAGTTAGTGTTTAGCATAATGAGAGTGAGAGCTAAACACAGCTAA